A section of the Prionailurus bengalensis isolate Pbe53 chromosome C2, Fcat_Pben_1.1_paternal_pri, whole genome shotgun sequence genome encodes:
- the RIPPLY3 gene encoding protein ripply3: MRPEAAAGAREARGRVCHCPADGPRRPPPPRGPESPTPWRPWILTPQETELPAAGNPLEPGDDRQTPGSKGAFGFQHPVRLYLPISKRQEYLQSSGEKVLASFPVQATIHFYNDESDSDDEEQEEETQPSELRCQETEGQAENGPGGKGKGQLTNLGRRSVGHGGLSGHSCTLLRKDSRTRRRFVLTWVVISWDQLSKHHLPLSLCHQVTDYSSIGYDPTCASHVTSDSLFSDF; encoded by the exons ATGAGACCCGAGGCGGCGGCCGGAGCCCGGGAGGCGCGGGGGCGCGTCTGTCACTGCCCCGCCGACGGTCCCCGGAGGCCACCGCCGCCGCGCGGGCCGGAGAG CCCCACGCCATGGAGACCTTGGATCCTGACACCCCAAGAAACTGAGCTGCCCGCAGCTGGAAACCCG CTTGAACCTGGTGATGACCGGCAAACTCCGGGATCAAAGGGTGCCTTTGGGTTTCAGCATCCTGTAAG aCTTTATTTACCCATTTCAAAGCGCCAAGAGTATCTGCAGAGTTCTGGGGAAAAAGTGCTGGCCAGCTTCCCGGTGCAAGCCACAATCCACTTCTACAACGATGAATCCGATTCAGACGatgaagaacaagaagaagaaacccAGCCTTCCGAACTTCGGTGCCAGGAGACAGAAGGTCAGGCGGAGAATGGCCCAGGAGGGAAGGGCAAGGGCCAGCTCACAAACCTGGGACGGAGGTCTGTAGGACACGGTGGCCTCAGTG GGCACTCATGCACACTGTTGAGAAAGGATTCCAGGACCAGGAGAAGGTTTGTGTTGACATGGGTTGTTATTAGTTGGGACCAACTTTCAAAGCACCATTTGCCATTGTCACTGTGCCATCAAGTGACAGATTATTCCAGTATAGGTTACGACCCCACGTGTGCCTCTCACGTAACCTCGGACTCTTTGTTTAGCGATTTCTAG